The following is a genomic window from Elgaria multicarinata webbii isolate HBS135686 ecotype San Diego chromosome 9, rElgMul1.1.pri, whole genome shotgun sequence.
tgcaaTTCAGTTTCATTGATGTTTCACCAGCATTTTATATATTAGAAATGTATGTAGTGAAAAAGAATATACAGTATCCTCCTCTGTTAGGATCCCCAACACCTTCTTTTGGCTTTCTGCTATGTGAAGCTAGGGTGTGACAGTGTGcttacttcttcttttgtgtttatTAAAGTTACATCTGCGAAAATCAGTCTATCCCTATGCCTTCACACTGGGAAAATGTAAATTCAGAAGAACCTTACCAGGTAAGAGCTTAATAGGGTCTTTGGCATATGTTGGAAGCAAAGGACTAATGCATCTGGGTAAAGCTCTATGGACATCTCTTTTTCAGCTTATTCCTTTGCATAATCAGACAAATGAATATATTGAAGTTGCTAGCCACTTTGGGAAAACAATGGATAGCAATCAGATTAAACGAATTCAGAGAATTCAGAACCTAGACTTGTGGGAATTCTTTTGCAGGTGAGACTATTACCAAATTAATTTTTGTGTTAAATTCTTGGAATGGAATCTCTCTCATTTTAAAGACATATCACCTAATTTTCAAGCTTAATTTCAGGCACCTCTGCTAAatttaagggtgcttccaggtggatgGCTGCTAGTGTTACTCATCAGGCACTATGCAgtgattctgtcttttcctccttattgGTTTTTCTCTTGTAAGAAAAGACATGGACGAAGCAGtggtaaaacaaaacacaggagggttacaagttgaagatgACATCTAGACCGCCTCtctccccataaaattccatgaatgaggtagggtgattgcataataaaaacctcatctggaagcaaccttAATCAGATTAGCCTTTAACTGCCTTTATAGTGCTGTTCTTGCATTTTCACCTCTCCATAAAGTGTGCATTGGAGCCCAAGCTACTCATTAAATATGCTAAATATATAAAGTGTCATAAAGAAATGGCTGCTGTCAATCCACATCTCTTCCTGCGTCACCTTGATTATGTTTAATTCAAGATGGTATGTGGTATAAAATTGTGATCACGACAATTGACTTTAAAACTTTTGTTTAGACCTACCTGCCTTTGAGTTAACTTGAGCAAGTACCACAAACTTTTTACAATTCCAAGTCTCTAATTTGTAGCTGTACTTGCTATTTGGGGGacaaaggttattattattattattattattattattattattattattattattatcccaccttttgcccaatactgggccaaaGGTAATGGTTGAAGGTAACAGGAATTAAAGGCAGCATTTCCAAAGGTTAGAGCAGTCTACATTTTTCTTTTATCAGGGTGAAGCCCTTTCACACCAGCATTTACCATACTGCCTGGTATATACAGGATAATACCGAAAGTGCTCTGATAGCAGAAATCCTATTTAAACCACTGTCATTTATGCAGCTTTTCAGTAACATATTGCCCCACCTGCCCACACATCCTTCTATTTGTCTGAAAGGGGGGGAAACTTTTCTAAAGCACCCTTGCTTGGTCATCTAGAAACAATTCCTGCCCATCAACAGACAACCAGGCAAGTGGCGGTCTACAAGCCTTGATGCTTGCTTGCCATTTGTAAAGTCATTGTATTTGGCATTAAAACACCCTTTTTCATAACCATAATGAATTTCATAGCTATATGTCTGGGATGGCGAGCCTGTCGCACTCCATATGATGGACTCAAACTCTCAGTCAGTGTCGTGTGCATGCCCGTTCCCtttggcattcacacgtgctggcaaacgGACATGAGAAACTCACCTCggtgagacttctttttattgaggaaatctcacAGTAAAAGGCTTAAGAGttacacacaccaaaaacacacTTAAAGTTAAATGATGGTCAGAACGCTTTAGGCTTGcatgcttcaggcaatcacaaaaggggggcgggggtgattcttgaaaggcttaacaaaccatcacaagggagcttctccagatgctgcatATGCTGGTAACTCAAAGGGACATAACTAAAGCCTACACAGGATCATGGGTAGGGTAAAATCCCAGGCAGAGGAGCCCCAGGCTTTCTGCTTAGCACTGGCACCTTCCTGAGCAGAGAAAAAGATCACACAccagtcaatcccagcctgccatATGCTGAGCTGTCCCGATAGGCATGATCACAGGGAAAGGAATATCTCAGGCACAATAACTCCCCTGCACATAACATTCACTCCGGGGGAGCCATCCGTCACCTGAGTcaggctacacacacacaatccacagcaaatgcaagttcaggtctatgaaaagcctcacagtacatTTCATGgaacagtccttagaaatccaggGTCCAAATAGCAGTgggtccatgtgcagagtgctttcaaagtcccactTGGAGAAGGAATCCAAGCAGGAGGGTTTTCTGGCcttgcgtcgagagatgaaacctagcaagaCTTTTCAGTTTTGCTCCAGCATATAAAGGCTTgttcaaagtcacttgacagacaggtcctatgacctgtaaaccatgcccatgtgccaacagggcggGACTGCACAACCCACTAaggtgatgctacaatctgagtgacactTTCAAACAGTGGCCTCCACCTTTCCAAAACATTCCCAAGTTCCCAGAGAAACTTTAGAGCTTCAAGGCTGCaacagagagtgagagagctaCCCTCATGAGAAACTCTGGAAAGGACAAGTTTGCAGAGAcattcatacaatcatagaatattagagttggaaggggcctataaggccattgagtccaactccctgctcaatgcaggaatccaccttaaagcatccctgacggatggctgtcccgctgcctcttgattgctctaatgtgggagagcccatgacctccctaggtaactggttccattgtcgtactactctaacaggaagtttttcctgatgtccagccggaatctggcttcctgtaacttgagcctattattccatatcctgcactctgggaggatcgagaagagatcatggccctggttgccctcctctgaacacgcttcagcttgtctgcatctttcttgaagtgtggtgcccagaactggatgcaatactcaagatgaggcctaaccagggccgaatagaggggaagcagtacctcacatgttttggaagttatacttctattaatgcagcccaaaatagcatttgctttttttgcagccacattacactgttgctcatattcagcttgtgatctacaataattccaagatccttttcgtttgtagtattgctgagccaagtatctcccatcttgtaactatgcatttggtttctttttcctaggtgtagaacttggcatttatccctattaaatttcattctgttgtcttcggcccagcactccagcctatcaagttcactttgaagtttgtttctgtcttccagggtattagctatcccacccaattttgtgtcatctgcaaatttgataagcgttccttgcacctcctcatccaaatcattaataaaaatgttgaagagcactgggcccaggactgagccctgcagtactccACTCGTtatctccccccagtttgagaaggtactgttgataagcactctttgagtctgattctgtagccaactggatccacctaatagttcttcatcgtggtctctatgcatcacacatacgggctctgcgcctgcgctgagacctagatcggaacctccaatagctaagtggaacatttttggcgggaacccctcctccacagtactgcgcatgtccatggggttcccgcccttacctcagttcttcttcgtccgccattgtgctagACGCTAGAATCTTACCTCCGTACTTACCGTTTTTTCCTTCGACAAGTTGAGATCTTCTGATCTTATTCTATTCTTCTTTTCCAAGTTTTTACTCctgttataaaaaaaaattgttgttaGAGTAGTTAATTTCCCCTTAGCAATCTTGGATCACCGCCGCCTAAGGcgtatggcagttaaggccccatttcgtaaATGTGTAAGCTGCGTAGCAAAACTCCCGCCTGCAGACGGGCATTCCCTTTGTGTTCTTTGTCTGGGTGAAGGCCACAAAGTGCAAActtgccatcattgtatggcctttacTAAACAGACCCGCAAGAATAGGGCAGACAGACTACGCTCTATTTTGTGGGAGAAGGCGCTCAAGGCCACCGACGCAGCACAGAAAACAATGGACAAACCAGTCGTTCAAGAGACCGCTGTGGTCGAACACGATGCCGAAACGTGCTCGTTCGTAATCTCTGACAAGACCGTGGCGGACtgtggggcactttgtcaaaagcttttctgaagtcaagatatattatgtccacagcattcccacagtccacaagggaggttacccgatcaaaaaatgagatcagactAGTCTGGCAgcatttgttcttgacaaatccaagttggcttctagtaatcactgcattgttttcaaagtgcttacagactgacttctttacaatctgctccaaaaatttcccattGTCGTTCTGTAACTATTCCTTGTATATCTACATTCATTCAACAAGGCCTCCAGCCTTATACCtgacagccagcatggctaatagcctGGAATGATGAAAGTTATGGCGTAACATCTACGGGCTCCAGGTTTCTCACCTCTACTCTATgtggatgcttccaggaagcagATCTGTTAATCAGAGatgtgttggttttacataacagTTTCTCTGAGAAAAATTCCATTGTAGGCAGTTCATTCCCTCTAATGGTCACACTGAAACTATCTTACAGATAAGAAGAAAACTATTTACTGGTAGTAGATTTATTACAGTCATTGGATATTGAAGTGTAAGGTATTGGTGTCCTTGTATTGTGTGTCCTTGGTTTAGGACTTACATTCCACAGAGGTATAAAGGAAAACTCTATATATGCGGCAGTATGAGCTGGTAAAAAGGACTGTACGACTTCAAACTGTAGATGGATGGGGAGTGCTATTTTGAAatgctcctgtgtgtgtgtgtatttaaaaaaaacacaactacctGAAGTAGAAAACTAGTGGATTCCGGGCCTGTCTCAGGCCTCTCCCTGTTTTGAAAAAGGACATCCCCCTACCTGCTTCTGAAATGGGCCAGTCTATTCTGCTAACTGAGAATTTTATCACCTTATGCACTTTGTTCTGCTGTCTATGAGAGGACAGCAGCTGAAGATGAAATAGGTGTGGTGGCCTTGTACTGGAGGGTACAGAAATAGTCTGTAGGTCAGGGGTTTCCAATGAGCACCCACTGGTGCCACTTGCACCCTCAAGGGCAGGCTGAGGTGCCTGCCCACAAAAGCTATTTCCCTTCTGCTGAAAAACAACTGAGAGCAAAGTCCACCCCCACCAAGGACTCTTAGGGAACGGGGTCTTTGGCAGGGTGACTTCATTCTCCCAGCTGATTTTTGGCAGGATTTTTGGCCTTTTTCTCACCCCATGTAAATGAATAGAGAAATTGCTCCATTCAGTTGCATGgagatgatgagaaagagaggaagaggatccagaaagagagagtgagcgggagggaaggaatagaggaaagaaagaaaaagtgccagggagagagagaggagagagaaagaaggaaagagagagagagaggagatgagGCAGagaatcagaaaaaaagagaaaagaacgaGAGAGTGAGTAGCCCACACCCACACAGGGTGCAcattaatgcacacacacacaagcgtaGATAAGGGGGCGCTCCCAACATTTTTGtgattggcttcccactgccctACAACAGCCAGATTGTGGTAGTGTCctaggtccaaaaaggttggacaTCCCTGCTCTTGGTTAATGGCTTTCCAATCTCAGTGCTCTGGCCAGACAGTAATTCTAGTCGTTTATTTCTATTATAAACTCTTGGTAATATTATCTTTTCACAGGAAAAAGGCTCAGTTGAAGAAGAAAAGAGGTGTCTCCTTCATTAATGAGCATATGTTATTTCACGGCACCAGCAATGAATTTGTTGAAGCCATCTGCATTCATAACTTTGACTGGAGAATCAATGGCATGCATGCTGCTGTGTATGGAAAAGGCAAGGGGCTCAACCCATTACTTCTTTATATAGCACACTTTACACTTTAGCAGCCATAACCCAGTCTAATGCTTAATGTTGAAGTAGCTCCTACTGTCCTTGTCAGTGTCCCTGAAAATGTTTAGTCTTCCAAGTATGCCAGGAGCAAGCTGATAGAACTCAGGCCCAGAGCTGTAATCCAGAATTAATCTGAGGAAGGAGGCCCAAGGCAAATAGAAGTCCCAAGTACATTGGCTAATCCATGAAGGAATAATATTAAGggccaccaaacaaaagcaaaccaaTAGTGGAACTCTAGTTACTCTGATGAACACAGTTCTGACTCTCCAGGACAGAGGAAAGTATGAGGGCTGTGCAAGGTTTGGATTCGGAATTCCGAAGCATGGCATCCATTTTATGTGGAATCCACCAttttctgcacagccctagtgggaagagagaaaagtcctacagcttgCAGCCAATCAGAAGAAAGCATTCTTTTCTACTAGGCAGTAATGGACTAAGCCTTTGGATGATGCTATATCAGAGAATGGTAAATTAAGCTTTTGTCAGTTAGAGAGTAGaaagggaaagttttttttttaaaaaaaacctccaggtACATAACTATTGTTGAGCAGAAGCAGTGGCACTCTCTTTCTTTTTGCACTTTTGACATGCTCATGAGAAATTTAGCAAAACTCCAGGTACATACTATTGTTGTAAAGCAGCACATCCCTCACTTCAACTCCCCCCGAAGGGATCTGTTGTTGCAGGTATGGAAGAGAGAGGTGTGGGAGGGAGGCACAAGGCACACgtgcctcccccactcccctcctccctctcacaTGTGCCTCCCCATCCCACTCCTCCCTCTCACACgtgcctcccccactcccctcctccctctcacatgtgcccccatcccactcctccctctcacacgtgcctcccccactcccctcctccctctcacaTGTGCCTCCCCATCCCACTCCTCCCTCTCACACgtgcctcccccactcccctcctccctctcacatgtgcccccatcccactcctccctctcacacgtgcctcccccactcccctcctccctctcacatgtgcccccatcccactcctccctctcacacgtgcctcccccactcccctcctcCATCTCACATGTGCCTCCCCATCCCACTCCTCCCTCTCACACgtgcctcccccactcccctcctccctctcacacgtgcctcccccactcccctcctccctcacacgtgcctcccccactcccctcctccctctcacacatgcctcccccactccactcctgaTGAAGCCCTGTTATTGTTCCTCCTAATTCATGTTtgttggggaggagagggaacTTGACATGGGGTTGCCATTTTGGGCAGCATGTTCTCTATGATATGTACTGTATTTCCTCTGTGGGACCTCAGCAAACAGGATGAATTTATTTCTAGGCTATGCTCAAGCACATCTCTCTTTCTGTAGGAACATATTTTGCTAGGGATGCTTCATACTCCAGCCGCTTCTGCAAAGACGACTTAAAGTATGGCAACACGTTTAAGATCCATGGCGTTGATCTGCAGCATCATGTGTTTAGGAATCATAAAGTAATGTTTCTTGCTCGTGTCTTGACTGGAGACTATATTAGTGGGGACTCCAAATATGTGAGGCCACCTTCAAAAGATGGGAGCTTTGTAAATTTGTATGACAGCTGTGTGGACAATACTTGGAACCCAAAGATTTTTGTTATCTTTGATGCTAACCAGGTCTATCCAGAATATTTAATAGAATTCAGCTGAGACTTGTAGATAGCTGAGTTGTgtgatggtgtttttattttgtgcttGTTTTTACAGGAGACCATTAGGTTgttactttaaaacaacaacaaccgtatTTAGGGGTAAATGTACATAAGTAACTCAGAGTAAAATATGAAATGTGGCTTCAgattatttacatttaaaatcctGGAAAGCtttataaatgtaattatttgtATACTGCATCACATGTTGCTATTGATCCTGGGGAAGTTGTACCAAATAGGAGTTGAAAATTCAAGGATAGCTGCTCTGCTTTGCTTGCGCCACGATCTGTCACCTGTCAAGGTCAGCAATAGCATTAAATAGAAGAATCCAGCAAAGTCAGGCAGCACTGCCACAGAACTGCAACATCTTACCCAATTTAACACTTATTAGCAATTGTGGCTAACAATAAGGTAGGTATTTAAAGTTTCCAAACTTTCTAATATGGACATTTTTAAATAGaaaggcagtgtataaatgtgTTAAATATCTAAGTTCCAGCTGCATGACGGACAATCCATAATTCTGAGGAAACTCTGCTTTCTACCTTTATAGAAAGATAAATATCTTTGGTGATAATGACATTAGGAGATATCCAAAGTAATTTAAGTAGCTTTGAGTCTCAGGCTTGAACTAATTGTTATGACAGATATGACGCTGAAAGAACAGCACTGTGTCTTTCTCcctcatatcatagaatagtagagttggaaggggcctacaaggccattgagtccaactccatgctcgatgcaggaatcaaccctaaagcatccccgacagatgcttgtccagctgcctcttgaaggcctctagtgtgggagagcccacaacctccctaggtaactgattccattgtcgcactgctctaacagtccacctcctcgtccaaatcattaataaaaatgttgaagagcactgggcccaggactgagccctgcggtaccccactcgttgcc
Proteins encoded in this region:
- the PARP11 gene encoding protein mono-ADP-ribosyltransferase PARP11 isoform X2, with translation MFQGADELFQNVADHLEEMDTSDTQWGWFYLAECGKWHMFETDSNTQCSLSSEDIERRFKMNPQGSFFFTTAKFNYILDFSEMKQTNQATGKERPIKRAPFSISAFSYICENQSIPMPSHWENVNSEEPYQLIPLHNQTNEYIEVASHFGKTMDSNQIKRIQRIQNLDLWEFFCRKKAQLKKKRGVSFINEHMLFHGTSNEFVEAICIHNFDWRINGMHAAVYGKGTYFARDASYSSRFCKDDLKYGNTFKIHGVDLQHHVFRNHKVMFLARVLTGDYISGDSKYVRPPSKDGSFVNLYDSCVDNTWNPKIFVIFDANQVYPEYLIEFS